In Opisthocomus hoazin isolate bOpiHoa1 chromosome 3, bOpiHoa1.hap1, whole genome shotgun sequence, a genomic segment contains:
- the MYBL1 gene encoding myb-related protein A isoform X2 — MAKRPRSEEDDDFQYVDHDYELPQQKGLKKICNRVKWTRDEDERLKKLVEQNGTDDWAFIASHLQNRSDFQCQHRWQKVLNPELIKGPWTKEEDQRVIELVQKYGPKRWSLIAKHLKGRIGKQCRERWHNHLNPEVKKSSWTEEEDRIIYEAHKRLGNRWAEIAKLLPGRTDNSIKNHWNSTMRRKVEQEGYLQDDMKSEGASSSRLQPQPCLTVEHLHTHNQFYIPVQTHIPAYYYASPEGSCLEHASASSNLVQQSLIDDDPDKEKKIKELELLLMSAENEIRRKRVSSPGNLPCWSGSFVTEEWVSNTLNSLGEQTSEFYSMDETHSTPVQQNSPPKYLPVEANTMLSSLQTIPDFAETLGLIESDPVAWSDVPSFELSEAVASPVKPAPVKLMRIQHNERAAECQYNVSVVLDGKKQSSVSGEEEAVFPTTLNFTKFSSPPTILRKKKRLRVGQSTVHELNDGLCNGAINVALKQTPVKTLPFSPSQFFNTCSGNEQFNLENPAFTSTPICGQKVLLTTPLHKEMTPKDQKENVGFRTPTIRRSLLGSTPRTPTPFKNALAAQEKKYGPLKLTSQPLAFLEEDIREVLKEETGTDIFLKEEDDSVYKSCKQEHNSSKKVRKSLVLDPCEKAEVGAHLFTEDNSSDVQSSCEWEAVVYGKTEDQLIMTEQARRYLNTYTATNSTSRALIL; from the exons ATGGCGAAGAGGCCGCGCAG TGAGGAAGACGATGACTTTCAGTATGTGGATCATGACTATGAACTACCACAGCAGAAAGGTTTGAAGAAGATATGTAACAGGGTGAAATGGACACGTGATGAG GATGAAAGGCTAAAGAAGCTGGTGGAACAAAATGGTACAGATGATTGGGCTTTCATTGCTAGTCATCTACAA aatcgTTCAGATTTTCAGTGCCAGCATCGATGGCAGAAGGTACTAAACCCAGAATTGATTAAAGGTCCCTGGACTAAAGAAGAAGATCAGAGG GTTATTGAATTAGTTCAGAAGTATGGTCCAAAGCGCTGGTCTCTAATTGCAAAACACCTGAAAGGAAGAATAGGCAAGCAATGCAGAGAGAGATGGCATAACCATCTCAATCCTGAGGTAAAAAAGTCTTCATGGACAGAAGAAGAGGACAGAATAATCTATGAAGCTCACAAGCGTTTGGGAAACCGATGGGCTGAAATAGCAAAACTTCTTCCTGGAAG GACTGATAATTCCATTAAAAATCACTGGAATTCAACAATGCGAAGAAAGGTGGAACAGGAAGGATATTTACAAGATGATATGAAGTCTGAAGGAGCTAGTTCATCCAGACTTCAGCCCCAACCTTGTCTAACTGTGGAACACTTGCATACTCACAATCAATTTTACATACCTGTTCAGACACAT ATTCCAGCATACTATTATGCCTCGCCCGAAGGCAGCTGTCTAGAACATGCCTCAGCTTCTTCCAACTTAGTTCAG caGTCACTTATTGATGATGATCctgataaagaaaagaaaataaaggaacttGAATTGCTACTTATGTCAGCAGAgaatgaaatcagaagaaaacgAGTGTCTTCT C CTGGAAACTTACCTTGTTGGTCTGGAAGTTTTGTCACGGAAGAGTGGGTATCTAATACACTAAATAGCCTCGGGGAACAAACAAGTGAGTTCTACAGCATGGATGAGACCCACAGCACACCTGTTCAGCAGAATTCACCACCTAAGTATTTGCCTGTggaagcaaatacaatgttatcatCTCTACAAACCATTCCAGATTTTGCAGAGACACTAGGGCTTATTGAATCT GATCCTGTAGCGTGGAGTGATGTCCCCAGTTTTGAGCTTTCAGAGGCTGTTGCATCTCCTGTCAAGCCAGCTCCAGTAAAACTAATGCGGATTCAACACAATGAACGGGCTGCTGAATGCCAGTATAATGTCAGCGTTGTGCTCGATGGCAAAAAACAGAGTAGCGTCAGTGGCGAGGAAGAAGCAGTTTTTCCAACAACCCTGAACTTCACGAAGTTCAGCTCTCCACCTACTAtcctaagaaagaaaaagagattgcGTGTTGGGCAATCAACAGTTCATGAACTGAATGATGGCTTGTGTAATGGTGCCATCAATGTTGCACTAAAGCAAACACCAGTGAAAACACTACCATTTTCTCCATCACAG TTTTTCAACACTTGCTCTGGAAATGAACAATTTAACCTTGAAAATCCTGCATTTACATCGACTCCAATCTGTGGGCAGAAAGTTCTTCTTACAACTCCTCTACACAAGGAAATGACACCAAAAGATCAAAAGGAAAATGTGGG TTTTAGAACGCCCACAATTAGAAGATCTCTTTTGGGTTCAACACCAAGGACACCAActccttttaaaaatgctttggcTGCTCAGGAAAAGAAGTATGGTCCTCTCAAACTTACG tcACAACCACTTGCCTTCTTGGAGGAAGACATTAGGGAAGTTTTGAAAGAGGAAACTGGAACAGATATATTTCTCAAGGAGGAAGACGACAGTGTGTATAAAAGCTGCAAGCAGGAG CACAACTCTTCTAAAAAAGTCAGAAAGTCACTGGTCCTAGACCCATGCGAAAAAGCAGAGGTTGGTGCCCACCTCTTCACGGAAGATAATAGTTCAGATGTACAG
- the MYBL1 gene encoding myb-related protein A isoform X1, which produces MAKRPRSEEDDDFQYVDHDYELPQQKGLKKICNRVKWTRDEDERLKKLVEQNGTDDWAFIASHLQNRSDFQCQHRWQKVLNPELIKGPWTKEEDQRVIELVQKYGPKRWSLIAKHLKGRIGKQCRERWHNHLNPEVKKSSWTEEEDRIIYEAHKRLGNRWAEIAKLLPGRTDNSIKNHWNSTMRRKVEQEGYLQDDMKSEGASSSRLQPQPCLTVEHLHTHNQFYIPVQTHIPAYYYASPEGSCLEHASASSNLVQQSLIDDDPDKEKKIKELELLLMSAENEIRRKRVSSQAGNLPCWSGSFVTEEWVSNTLNSLGEQTSEFYSMDETHSTPVQQNSPPKYLPVEANTMLSSLQTIPDFAETLGLIESDPVAWSDVPSFELSEAVASPVKPAPVKLMRIQHNERAAECQYNVSVVLDGKKQSSVSGEEEAVFPTTLNFTKFSSPPTILRKKKRLRVGQSTVHELNDGLCNGAINVALKQTPVKTLPFSPSQFFNTCSGNEQFNLENPAFTSTPICGQKVLLTTPLHKEMTPKDQKENVGFRTPTIRRSLLGSTPRTPTPFKNALAAQEKKYGPLKLTSQPLAFLEEDIREVLKEETGTDIFLKEEDDSVYKSCKQEHNSSKKVRKSLVLDPCEKAEVGAHLFTEDNSSDVQSSCEWEAVVYGKTEDQLIMTEQARRYLNTYTATNSTSRALIL; this is translated from the exons ATGGCGAAGAGGCCGCGCAG TGAGGAAGACGATGACTTTCAGTATGTGGATCATGACTATGAACTACCACAGCAGAAAGGTTTGAAGAAGATATGTAACAGGGTGAAATGGACACGTGATGAG GATGAAAGGCTAAAGAAGCTGGTGGAACAAAATGGTACAGATGATTGGGCTTTCATTGCTAGTCATCTACAA aatcgTTCAGATTTTCAGTGCCAGCATCGATGGCAGAAGGTACTAAACCCAGAATTGATTAAAGGTCCCTGGACTAAAGAAGAAGATCAGAGG GTTATTGAATTAGTTCAGAAGTATGGTCCAAAGCGCTGGTCTCTAATTGCAAAACACCTGAAAGGAAGAATAGGCAAGCAATGCAGAGAGAGATGGCATAACCATCTCAATCCTGAGGTAAAAAAGTCTTCATGGACAGAAGAAGAGGACAGAATAATCTATGAAGCTCACAAGCGTTTGGGAAACCGATGGGCTGAAATAGCAAAACTTCTTCCTGGAAG GACTGATAATTCCATTAAAAATCACTGGAATTCAACAATGCGAAGAAAGGTGGAACAGGAAGGATATTTACAAGATGATATGAAGTCTGAAGGAGCTAGTTCATCCAGACTTCAGCCCCAACCTTGTCTAACTGTGGAACACTTGCATACTCACAATCAATTTTACATACCTGTTCAGACACAT ATTCCAGCATACTATTATGCCTCGCCCGAAGGCAGCTGTCTAGAACATGCCTCAGCTTCTTCCAACTTAGTTCAG caGTCACTTATTGATGATGATCctgataaagaaaagaaaataaaggaacttGAATTGCTACTTATGTCAGCAGAgaatgaaatcagaagaaaacgAGTGTCTTCT CAAGCTGGAAACTTACCTTGTTGGTCTGGAAGTTTTGTCACGGAAGAGTGGGTATCTAATACACTAAATAGCCTCGGGGAACAAACAAGTGAGTTCTACAGCATGGATGAGACCCACAGCACACCTGTTCAGCAGAATTCACCACCTAAGTATTTGCCTGTggaagcaaatacaatgttatcatCTCTACAAACCATTCCAGATTTTGCAGAGACACTAGGGCTTATTGAATCT GATCCTGTAGCGTGGAGTGATGTCCCCAGTTTTGAGCTTTCAGAGGCTGTTGCATCTCCTGTCAAGCCAGCTCCAGTAAAACTAATGCGGATTCAACACAATGAACGGGCTGCTGAATGCCAGTATAATGTCAGCGTTGTGCTCGATGGCAAAAAACAGAGTAGCGTCAGTGGCGAGGAAGAAGCAGTTTTTCCAACAACCCTGAACTTCACGAAGTTCAGCTCTCCACCTACTAtcctaagaaagaaaaagagattgcGTGTTGGGCAATCAACAGTTCATGAACTGAATGATGGCTTGTGTAATGGTGCCATCAATGTTGCACTAAAGCAAACACCAGTGAAAACACTACCATTTTCTCCATCACAG TTTTTCAACACTTGCTCTGGAAATGAACAATTTAACCTTGAAAATCCTGCATTTACATCGACTCCAATCTGTGGGCAGAAAGTTCTTCTTACAACTCCTCTACACAAGGAAATGACACCAAAAGATCAAAAGGAAAATGTGGG TTTTAGAACGCCCACAATTAGAAGATCTCTTTTGGGTTCAACACCAAGGACACCAActccttttaaaaatgctttggcTGCTCAGGAAAAGAAGTATGGTCCTCTCAAACTTACG tcACAACCACTTGCCTTCTTGGAGGAAGACATTAGGGAAGTTTTGAAAGAGGAAACTGGAACAGATATATTTCTCAAGGAGGAAGACGACAGTGTGTATAAAAGCTGCAAGCAGGAG CACAACTCTTCTAAAAAAGTCAGAAAGTCACTGGTCCTAGACCCATGCGAAAAAGCAGAGGTTGGTGCCCACCTCTTCACGGAAGATAATAGTTCAGATGTACAG
- the VCPIP1 gene encoding deubiquitinating protein VCPIP1, protein MSQPQQQQQPPPPPPPSPQQQQPPPPPPAASKKRDRRIFSGTCPDPKCQARLFFPAHGPQSGGSIECTDCGQRHEQRQLLAVEEVTDPDLVLHNLLRNALLGVSGAGPPRRNAELAKVMGLSNYHCKLLAPILARYGMDKQTGKAKLLTEMNQGDIFDCSLLGDRAFLIEPEHVETIGYGKDRSGSLIYLHDTLEDIKKANNSQECLIPVHVDGDGHCLVHAVSRALVGRELFWHALRENLKKHFEENLSHYKALFHDFIDAAEWEDIINECDPLFVPPEGVPMGLRNIHIFGLANVLHRPIILLDSLSGMRSSGDYSATFLPGLVPLEKCMGKDGMLNKPICIAWSSSGRNHYIPLVGIKGAALPKLPRKLLPKAWGVPQDLIKKYIRLEEDGGCVIGGDRSLQDKYLMRLVAAMEEVFMSKHGIHPSLVADVHQYFYRRTGVIGVQPEEVTAAAKKAVMDNRLHRCLICGALSEHHVPPEWLAPGGKLYNLAKSTHGQLRPDKNYSFPLNSLVCSYNPAKDVLVPDYSLSSLTACNWCHGNLVRRVREDGSVSYLDGDRTNTRSTGGKCGCGFKHYWEGKEYDNLPEAFPITLEWGGRVVRETVYWFQYESDTSLNSNVYDVAMKLVTKHFPGEFGSEILVQKVVNTILHQTAKKNPDDYTPVNIDGAHAQRADDVQQGQELESQLPTKIILTGQKTKTLHKEELNMSKAERTIQQNITDQASVMQKRKSEKLKQEHKGQPRTASPGAVREGPSSAPATPTKTPYSPTSTKEKKIRITTNDGRQSMLTLKCTTTFLELQESIAREFNIPPYLQCIRYGFPPKELLPPKEGMENEPVPLQHGDRIAIEILKGKEEGRQPASAHSAHAVKPEDVAVTSKISSKELQEQVDKEMYSLCLLATLMGEDVWSYAKGLPQLFQQGGVFYSIMKKTTGLADGKHCTFPHLPGKNFVYNAAEDRLELCVDAAGHFPIGPDVEELVKEALSQVRAEAASRSREASPSHGMLKLGSGGVVKKKSEQLHNITAFQGKGHSLGTASSSQQHDQRARETPLLRKHSTETDFSPSAKIEPSAFTAASGNSELIRIAPGVVTMRDSRQLDPTLIEAQRKKLQEMVSSIQASMDRHLRDQNAEQSASVDLSQRKVEAVSSTAKTGSFQAGLPESFSAPGGTEHLNTETTDGNMVNSVGTTFPARSKAQKGNSVEELEEMDSQDAGITNATEPMDHS, encoded by the exons ATGTctcagcctcagcagcagcagcagccgccgccgccgccgccgccgtctcctcagcagcagcagccgccgccgccgcccccggccgcctCCAAGAAGCGGGACCGGCGCATCTTCTCGGGCACCTGCCCTGACCCGAAATGCCAGGCGCGGCTCTTCTTCCCGGCGCACGGGCCGCAGAGCGGCGGCAGCATCGAGTGCACGGACTGCGGGCAGCGCCACGAGCAGCGGCAGCTGCTGGCCGTGGAGGAGGTGACCGACCCGGACCTGGTGCTGCACAACCTGCTGCGGAACGCGCTGCTGGGCGTCAGCGGGGCCGGCCCGCCGCGCAGGAACGCCGAGCTGGCCAAAGTCATGGGCCTCTCCAACTACCACTGCAAGCTCCTGGCCCCCATCCTGGCCCGCTACGGCATGGACAAGCAGACCGGCAAAGCCAAGCTCCTCACGGAGATGAACCAGGGAGACATCTTTGACTGCTCCCTCTTGGGCGACCGCGCCTTCCTCATCGAGCCCGAGCACGTCGAGACCATCGGTTACGGCAAGGACCGCTCGGGCAGCCTCATCTACCTGCATGACACCCTGGAAGACATCAAGAAGGCCAACAACAGTCAGGAGTGCCTGATTCCTGTCCACGTGGATGGAGATGGCCACTGCCTTGTCCATGCAGTCTCACGGGCGCTTGTTGGCCGGGAGCTGTTCTGGCACGCTCTGCGGGAGAACCTAAAGAAGCATTTTGAGGAGAACCTGAGTCACTACAAGGCGCTTTTCCATGATTTTATTGATGCAGCAGAGTGGGAGGACATCATCAACGAATGCGACCCTTTGTTTGTTCCTCCAGAAGGTGTGCCCATGGGCCTCAGGAATATTCACATCTTTGGTCTTGCCAACGTGCTTCACCGGCCCATCATCCTGTTAGACTCCTTGAGCGGAATGCGAAGCTCCGGAGATTATTCAGCAACGTTCCTCCCTGGTCTGGTACCTCTAGAAAAATGCATGGGAAAAGATGGCATGTTGAACAAGCCGATCTGCATTGCATGGAGTAGCTCGGGACGTAACCATTATATTCCTCTGGTTGGAATCAAAGGTGCTGCTTTACCTAAGCTGCCTAGGAAGCTACTGCCTAAAGCCTGGGGAGTTCCTCAAGACCTCATCAAAAAGTACATCAGGCTAGAGGAGGACGGTGGTTGTGTTATTGGTGGAGACAGAAGTTTGCAAGATAAGTACTTGATGAGGCTCGTTGCTGCAATGGAGGAGGTTTTCATGAGTAAACACGGTATCCATCCCAGTCTTGTAGCTGATGTACATCAGTATTTCTACAGAAGGACTGGTGTAATAGGAGTCCAGCCTGAAGAAGTCACTGCAGCTGCCAAAAAAGCAGTGATGGACAACCGCCTGCACAGGTGCCTCATCTGTGGGGCCCTCTCAGAGCATCACGTTCCTCCGGAGTGGCTGGCTCCAGGGGGGAAACTCTATAACCTGGCAAAAAGTACCCACGGCCAGCTAAGGCCCGACAAAAATTACAGTTTTCCCCTGAACAGTTTGGTGTGTTCTTACAACCCCGCCAAGGATGTGCTGGTACCAGACTACAGCCTGAGTAGTTTGACTGCTTGTAACTGGTGTCATGGTAACTTGGTGCGTCGTGTCAGAGAAGATGGATCTGTTTCATACTTGGATGGAGACAGAACTAATACTAGGTCCACAGGTGGCAAGTGTGGCTGTGGATTCAAGCACTACTGGGAAGGTAAAGAATACGATAATCTCCCTGAAGCTTTTCCTATTACTCTAGAGTGGGGTGGAAGAGTGGTGAGAGAGACAGTCTACTGGTTCCAGTATGAAAGCGACACATCTCTGAACAGCAACGTGTATGACGTCGCCATGAAACTTGTTACCAAGCACTTCCCTGGTGAATTTGGTAGCGAGATTCTTGTTCAGAAAGTTGTCAACACAATATTGCATCAAACTGCCAAAAAGAACCCTGATGATTATACCCCTGTAAATATCGATGGTGCTCACGCCCAAAGAGCTGATGATGTACAGCAAGGACAAGAGTTAGAGTCGCAACTTCCAACCAAAATTATTTTGACTGGACAGAAGACAAAAACTTTGCACAAGGAGGAGTTGAATATGAGCAAAGCTGAAAGAACTATTCAGCAGAACATTACAGACCAGGCTTCTGTAATGCAAAAACGGAAAAGTGAGAAACTGAAGCAAGAGCATAAAGGGCAGCCTAGGACTGCTTCACCTGGGGCTGTTCGTGAGGGGCCATCGTCTGCACCTGCTACGCCAACAAAGACCCCATATTCTCCAACATctacaaaggagaagaaaattcgAATAACCACAAATGATGGGAGGCAGTCAATGCTTACCCTGAAGTGCACTACCACCTTCTTGGAACTGCAGGAAAGCATAGCGAGAGAGTTTAATATTCCTCCGTATTTGCAATGTATTCGCTATGGCTTTCCTCCGAAAGAGCTTCTGCCTCCCAAAGAAGGCATGGAAAACGAGCCCGTTCCTTTGCAGCATGGTGACAGGATTGCGATAGAAATCCTGAAAGGtaaggaggaaggcaggcagcctGCTTCAGCACACTCGGCCCATGCCGTGAAGCCCGAAGATGTTGCTGTGACTAGTAAAATCTCATCCAAGGAACTGCAAGAGCAAGTGGACAAGGAGATGTATTCTCTCTGTCTTCTAGCAACACTAATGG GAGAAGATGTTTGGTCTTACGCAAAGGGGCTTCCTCAGTTGTTTCAGCAGGGTGGAGTATTCTACAGCATAATGAAGAAAACCACag GTTTGGCTGATGGCAAGCACTGTACTTTTCCACATCTGCCTGGTAAAAACTTTGTGTACAATGCAGCAGAAGACAGATTGGAGCTGTGTGTGGATGCTGCTGGGCACTTTCCTATCGGTCCTGATGTTGAAGAGCTGGTTAAAGAGGCCTTAAGTCAAGTGCGAGCAGAAGCAGCTTCAAGAAGCAGGGAAGCAAGTCCTTCACACGGAATGCTGAAGCTGGGTAGTGGTGGAGtagtgaaaaagaaatctgaacaaCTACATAACATAACTGCATTTCAGGGAAAGGGCCATTCCCTAGGAACTGCATCTAGTAGTCAACAACACGATCAAAGAGCCAGGGAAACACCACTTTTAAGAAAGCATAGCACAGAAACGGACTTCAGTCCTTCTGCTAAAATTGAGCCTTCTGCATTCACAGCTGCCTCTGGTAACAGTGAGCTTATCCGAATTGCTCCGGGAGTTGTGACAATGAGAGACAGCAGGCAGCTTGACCCCACTTTGATTGAGGCACAGAGAAAAAAGTTGCAGGAAATGGTCTCTTCTATCCAGGCTTCAATGGATAGACATTTGCGGGATCAGAATGCAGAGCAGTCAGCATCAGTTGATCTATCTCAAAGAAAAGTAGAGGCAGTGAGTTCAACTGCTAAAACTGGGAGCTTTCAGGCTGGCTTACCCGAATCGTTTTCTGCACCAGGTGGTACTGAACACTTGAATACTGAAACAACTGATGGTAACATGGTGAATTCTGTGGGAACAACATTCCCTGCGAGGTCTAAAGCACAAAAGGGAAATTCTGTTGAGGAGCTTGAGGAGATGGATAGTCAAGATGCAGGAATCACTAATGCAACTGAGCCAATGGATCACTCTTGA
- the MYBL1 gene encoding myb-related protein A isoform X3 — protein MAKRPRSEEDDDFQYVDHDYELPQQKGLKKICNRVKWTRDEDERLKKLVEQNGTDDWAFIASHLQNRSDFQCQHRWQKVLNPELIKGPWTKEEDQRVIELVQKYGPKRWSLIAKHLKGRIGKQCRERWHNHLNPEVKKSSWTEEEDRIIYEAHKRLGNRWAEIAKLLPGRTDNSIKNHWNSTMRRKVEQEGYLQDDMKSEGASSSRLQPQPCLTVEHLHTHNQFYIPVQTHIPAYYYASPEGSCLEHASASSNLVQQSLIDDDPDKEKKIKELELLLMSAENEIRRKRVSSQAGNLPCWSGSFVTEEWVSNTLNSLGEQTSEFYSMDETHSTPVQQNSPPKYLPVEANTMLSSLQTIPDFAETLGLIESDPVAWSDVPSFELSEAVASPVKPAPVKLMRIQHNERAAECQYNVSVVLDGKKQSSVSGEEEAVFPTTLNFTKFSSPPTILRKKKRLRVGQSTVHELNDGLCNGAINVALKQTPVKTLPFSPSQFFNTCSGNEQFNLENPAFTSTPICGQKVLLTTPLHKEMTPKDQKENVGFRTPTIRRSLLGSTPRTPTPFKNALAAQEKKYGPLKLTSQPLAFLEEDIREVLKEETGTDIFLKEEDDSVYKSCKQEHNSSKKVRKSLVLDPCEKAEVGAHLFTEDNSSDVQSENAHTTSLLMTPLLEIHDNRCNLTSENQDTNPANKANAVIKKKLNACASKNIEMEKTLQSSCEWEAVVYGKTEDQLIMTEQARRYLNTYTATNSTSRALIL, from the exons ATGGCGAAGAGGCCGCGCAG TGAGGAAGACGATGACTTTCAGTATGTGGATCATGACTATGAACTACCACAGCAGAAAGGTTTGAAGAAGATATGTAACAGGGTGAAATGGACACGTGATGAG GATGAAAGGCTAAAGAAGCTGGTGGAACAAAATGGTACAGATGATTGGGCTTTCATTGCTAGTCATCTACAA aatcgTTCAGATTTTCAGTGCCAGCATCGATGGCAGAAGGTACTAAACCCAGAATTGATTAAAGGTCCCTGGACTAAAGAAGAAGATCAGAGG GTTATTGAATTAGTTCAGAAGTATGGTCCAAAGCGCTGGTCTCTAATTGCAAAACACCTGAAAGGAAGAATAGGCAAGCAATGCAGAGAGAGATGGCATAACCATCTCAATCCTGAGGTAAAAAAGTCTTCATGGACAGAAGAAGAGGACAGAATAATCTATGAAGCTCACAAGCGTTTGGGAAACCGATGGGCTGAAATAGCAAAACTTCTTCCTGGAAG GACTGATAATTCCATTAAAAATCACTGGAATTCAACAATGCGAAGAAAGGTGGAACAGGAAGGATATTTACAAGATGATATGAAGTCTGAAGGAGCTAGTTCATCCAGACTTCAGCCCCAACCTTGTCTAACTGTGGAACACTTGCATACTCACAATCAATTTTACATACCTGTTCAGACACAT ATTCCAGCATACTATTATGCCTCGCCCGAAGGCAGCTGTCTAGAACATGCCTCAGCTTCTTCCAACTTAGTTCAG caGTCACTTATTGATGATGATCctgataaagaaaagaaaataaaggaacttGAATTGCTACTTATGTCAGCAGAgaatgaaatcagaagaaaacgAGTGTCTTCT CAAGCTGGAAACTTACCTTGTTGGTCTGGAAGTTTTGTCACGGAAGAGTGGGTATCTAATACACTAAATAGCCTCGGGGAACAAACAAGTGAGTTCTACAGCATGGATGAGACCCACAGCACACCTGTTCAGCAGAATTCACCACCTAAGTATTTGCCTGTggaagcaaatacaatgttatcatCTCTACAAACCATTCCAGATTTTGCAGAGACACTAGGGCTTATTGAATCT GATCCTGTAGCGTGGAGTGATGTCCCCAGTTTTGAGCTTTCAGAGGCTGTTGCATCTCCTGTCAAGCCAGCTCCAGTAAAACTAATGCGGATTCAACACAATGAACGGGCTGCTGAATGCCAGTATAATGTCAGCGTTGTGCTCGATGGCAAAAAACAGAGTAGCGTCAGTGGCGAGGAAGAAGCAGTTTTTCCAACAACCCTGAACTTCACGAAGTTCAGCTCTCCACCTACTAtcctaagaaagaaaaagagattgcGTGTTGGGCAATCAACAGTTCATGAACTGAATGATGGCTTGTGTAATGGTGCCATCAATGTTGCACTAAAGCAAACACCAGTGAAAACACTACCATTTTCTCCATCACAG TTTTTCAACACTTGCTCTGGAAATGAACAATTTAACCTTGAAAATCCTGCATTTACATCGACTCCAATCTGTGGGCAGAAAGTTCTTCTTACAACTCCTCTACACAAGGAAATGACACCAAAAGATCAAAAGGAAAATGTGGG TTTTAGAACGCCCACAATTAGAAGATCTCTTTTGGGTTCAACACCAAGGACACCAActccttttaaaaatgctttggcTGCTCAGGAAAAGAAGTATGGTCCTCTCAAACTTACG tcACAACCACTTGCCTTCTTGGAGGAAGACATTAGGGAAGTTTTGAAAGAGGAAACTGGAACAGATATATTTCTCAAGGAGGAAGACGACAGTGTGTATAAAAGCTGCAAGCAGGAG CACAACTCTTCTAAAAAAGTCAGAAAGTCACTGGTCCTAGACCCATGCGAAAAAGCAGAGGTTGGTGCCCACCTCTTCACGGAAGATAATAGTTCAGATGTACAG TCAGAAAATGCACATACcacatctttattaatgacacCATTGTTGGAAATACATGACAACAGATGTAACTTGACATCAGAAAACCAGGATACAAATccagcaaacaaagcaaatgcAGTAATTAAGAAGAAACTGAATGCATGTGCTTCAAAAAATATCGAAATGGAGAAAACTCTTCAG